The following are encoded together in the Thermococcus sibiricus MM 739 genome:
- a CDS encoding 4Fe-4S binding protein: protein MKVPPTLSVVLRNLFKSPATNAFPKSEPVPIPEGFRGKLVYHVDKCIGCKLCMNVCPAGVFEYVPEIKKVTLWLGRCVFCQQCVDVCPVNALEMSGEFLLATYDKYDDNLRWLKNEEIEEMIAQKSGKTKKYRIIAEKCKGCTLCARNCPQNAIEGAPRVVHKINPEKCIGCGICATICKFSAIEEYEE, encoded by the coding sequence ATGAAAGTTCCTCCAACACTCTCAGTAGTTTTAAGAAACCTCTTTAAAAGCCCAGCTACAAACGCATTTCCCAAAAGTGAGCCTGTTCCCATTCCTGAAGGTTTCAGGGGAAAACTTGTATATCATGTTGACAAGTGTATCGGCTGTAAATTGTGTATGAACGTATGCCCGGCAGGAGTATTTGAATACGTCCCAGAAATAAAGAAAGTAACGCTTTGGTTAGGGAGGTGTGTTTTCTGTCAGCAGTGTGTAGATGTATGCCCTGTAAATGCTTTAGAGATGAGTGGTGAGTTCCTATTGGCTACTTATGATAAGTATGATGACAACCTAAGGTGGCTCAAAAATGAAGAAATTGAAGAGATGATCGCTCAAAAGAGTGGGAAAACAAAGAAATATCGGATAATTGCAGAAAAGTGTAAAGGTTGCACCTTGTGTGCAAGAAACTGCCCTCAAAATGCTATTGAGGGGGCTCCTAGAGTAGTTCATAAAATTAATCCCGAGAAGTGTATTGGATGTGGTATTTGTGCTACAATATGTAAGTTTAGTGCAATAGAAGAGTACGAAGAGTGA
- a CDS encoding respiratory chain complex I subunit 1 family protein, giving the protein MSVLYTTVGLIAVYIYVSFVSLVWDGLDRKLVARMQRRVGPPLLQPFYDFLKLVGKESIIPRDSNKMFEASPILALAASITLLAYTPIGFGPILATKGDVLVFIYLLALIAFIRVIGAVSSGSPYAQIGAQREVIMLASREAPMMLGLFAILWRLAKLDVEKPFSLETLYQHNIWEIGTPLTIVGSLVLLIVFIFWLASEIEVGYFNIPEAETEVAEGPMAEYSGRDLALFKLSNSLKEYASASLVVAVFFPWGLSQYLGISGIEAMLVDLVFHTIKVFVILFVSMSLFRAITGRLRVTQAVNLFWSRILPASMIGAILLAIDILGVIG; this is encoded by the coding sequence ATGAGCGTTCTTTATACTACTGTGGGGTTAATTGCTGTTTATATTTACGTCTCTTTCGTTTCCCTTGTCTGGGATGGATTGGACAGAAAATTAGTTGCCAGAATGCAAAGAAGGGTGGGCCCTCCTCTGCTTCAACCTTTCTATGATTTCTTAAAACTTGTTGGTAAAGAATCAATAATCCCAAGGGATTCCAATAAGATGTTTGAAGCTTCTCCAATCCTAGCGTTAGCTGCATCAATAACCCTTTTAGCATACACTCCGATTGGATTTGGCCCAATTCTTGCTACAAAGGGAGATGTACTTGTATTTATCTATCTACTTGCATTAATAGCTTTCATAAGAGTAATTGGTGCAGTAAGCTCAGGCTCTCCATATGCTCAAATAGGGGCTCAAAGAGAAGTTATCATGCTAGCGTCGAGAGAAGCACCAATGATGCTTGGGCTCTTTGCAATATTGTGGCGTTTGGCCAAACTTGATGTAGAAAAACCTTTTAGCCTTGAAACACTTTACCAGCACAATATATGGGAAATTGGAACTCCATTGACAATTGTAGGCAGTTTAGTTCTTTTAATAGTGTTTATCTTTTGGCTCGCAAGTGAGATTGAAGTTGGTTATTTCAATATTCCTGAGGCAGAGACGGAGGTTGCAGAAGGGCCTATGGCAGAATACAGTGGTAGAGACTTGGCATTGTTTAAACTAAGCAATTCATTAAAAGAGTATGCAAGTGCCAGTTTAGTAGTGGCAGTGTTCTTCCCGTGGGGGCTGAGTCAGTACTTAGGAATAAGTGGTATAGAAGCTATGCTGGTGGATTTAGTCTTTCACACAATAAAAGTCTTTGTGATACTCTTTGTTAGCATGAGTCTATTCAGGGCCATTACAGGAAGACTTAGAGTGACTCAAGCTGTTAATTTATTCTGGAGCAGAATACTGCCTGCAAGTATGATAGGGGCAATATTATTAGCGATAGACATCTTGGGGGTGATTGGATGA
- a CDS encoding hydrogenase large subunit has protein sequence MNSRIEYWVKIPIGPIHPALEEPEKFIITLDGERIIHVDIKLGYNLRGLEWIAMRRNYIQLLYLVERICGICSFSHNHTYTRAVEEMAGIEVPERAEYIRAIIGELERIHSHLLNLGVVGHAIGYDTVLHLSWLARERVMDILEAIGGNRVNYAMNTIGGVRRDIEEKHKRMILDMIKHYREEVMPKVEEIFLYDPTVEARLRDAGVIPKRIALEYSAQGPTARGSGIKKDVRYNERLGVYPELGIKPITPKEFTGVIKGDVFDRMVVRVGELWQSMEIIEKAFDQMPEGKIKTFSKDNVTLTKLKKAEGAGIGRYEAPRGETIHYVRANPGTDTPAKWKAREPTFPNLFAVARALVGEQLADVPVAIASIDPCLSCTDRVAIIDSETGKKRVLTEKDLLKASIEKTKEINPNIKVKPEPVGGTCGGVRL, from the coding sequence ATGAACAGTAGAATTGAATATTGGGTTAAAATCCCTATTGGACCAATTCATCCAGCACTGGAGGAGCCAGAGAAGTTCATCATAACCCTTGACGGTGAGCGTATTATACATGTTGATATTAAACTTGGTTATAATTTGAGAGGCCTTGAATGGATAGCTATGAGAAGAAACTATATCCAACTGCTTTATTTAGTTGAAAGAATTTGTGGAATATGTTCTTTTTCTCACAACCATACTTACACCAGAGCTGTTGAAGAAATGGCAGGTATTGAAGTGCCTGAAAGGGCAGAATACATCAGAGCAATTATTGGAGAGTTGGAGAGAATCCACTCACATCTGCTCAATCTTGGAGTAGTTGGCCATGCAATAGGGTATGACACGGTTCTCCATCTAAGCTGGCTTGCTAGAGAAAGAGTAATGGACATCTTAGAGGCAATTGGTGGGAACAGGGTAAACTATGCTATGAACACTATTGGAGGGGTTAGAAGAGATATAGAAGAAAAACACAAAAGAATGATTCTTGATATGATAAAGCATTACCGCGAGGAAGTAATGCCAAAGGTAGAGGAAATCTTCCTTTATGATCCTACAGTAGAAGCTCGTTTGAGAGATGCAGGGGTTATTCCAAAGAGAATTGCACTTGAGTATAGTGCCCAAGGGCCAACAGCAAGGGGGAGCGGTATTAAAAAAGATGTGAGGTATAATGAGCGCCTTGGTGTTTACCCAGAGTTGGGAATTAAGCCCATAACTCCAAAGGAGTTTACGGGAGTAATTAAGGGGGATGTTTTTGACAGGATGGTTGTTAGAGTTGGTGAACTCTGGCAGAGCATGGAGATCATAGAGAAAGCTTTTGATCAAATGCCTGAGGGTAAAATAAAAACGTTTTCTAAGGACAACGTAACATTAACTAAATTGAAAAAAGCTGAAGGAGCTGGAATTGGCAGATATGAAGCTCCTAGGGGAGAAACTATTCACTATGTAAGGGCAAATCCTGGAACTGATACACCTGCAAAATGGAAGGCAAGAGAACCCACTTTTCCGAACTTGTTTGCAGTTGCAAGAGCTTTGGTTGGAGAACAGCTTGCAGACGTGCCAGTAGCAATAGCATCAATTGACCCATGCCTGAGCTGTACCGATAGAGTTGCTATCATAGACTCGGAAACAGGCAAAAAGAGAGTATTGACTGAAAAGGATTTGCTTAAAGCCTCAATAGAAAAGACAAAAGAAATTAATCCAAATATAAAGGTAAAGCCTGAACCAGTAGGGGGTACGTGTGGAGGTGTGAGACTATGA
- a CDS encoding NADH-quinone oxidoreductase subunit C, protein MTPEELIKRIKERFEVEIYTSQTKTPHPRERIWIEISRNDFKELMKYFQEIDPHTQFSIIIGEDRGDHLSATYHLELFCENSPSLSVAVITSCPKEDPKIPSLGDVFPSSVPYERENQEFLGIIFEGIPDSRRLFLPDDFPEGIYPLRLDEKGIMPEMVKNAGHPYKIKKEGLK, encoded by the coding sequence ATGACTCCAGAGGAATTAATTAAGAGGATTAAAGAGAGATTTGAAGTTGAAATTTACACTTCACAAACTAAAACTCCTCATCCACGAGAGAGAATTTGGATCGAGATTAGTAGGAATGACTTTAAGGAACTTATGAAATATTTCCAAGAAATAGATCCTCATACCCAGTTTTCAATAATAATCGGGGAGGATAGAGGAGATCATTTAAGTGCTACATATCATTTGGAACTTTTCTGTGAAAATAGTCCGAGCCTTTCAGTTGCAGTAATTACCTCATGTCCAAAAGAAGATCCTAAGATACCATCTCTGGGAGATGTGTTTCCAAGTTCAGTTCCATATGAGAGAGAGAATCAGGAGTTTCTTGGCATAATATTTGAAGGTATACCAGACTCAAGAAGACTTTTCCTCCCAGATGATTTTCCAGAAGGAATCTATCCACTAAGGTTGGATGAAAAGGGAATAATGCCAGAAATGGTGAAAAATGCAGGTCATCCCTACAAAATTAAAAAGGAGGGTTTAAAATGA
- a CDS encoding NADH-quinone oxidoreductase subunit B family protein, with protein sequence MSEREILEKRISKLCKYLGRSPWVFHVNSGSCNGCDIEIIAALTPRYDAERFGIKLVGTPRHADILLVTGPITDQSLERVKLIYEQTPDPKVVVAIGACPTGGSVFFESPFTNAPLDRHIPVDVFIPGCPPRPEAVLYGVVLGLEKFIKKIEGEKK encoded by the coding sequence ATGAGCGAGAGAGAAATTCTTGAAAAAAGAATATCAAAGCTTTGTAAATATCTTGGAAGGTCACCATGGGTATTTCATGTTAACAGCGGTTCATGTAATGGATGCGACATTGAAATAATCGCCGCATTAACCCCACGATATGATGCCGAAAGGTTCGGTATTAAGTTGGTAGGTACGCCAAGGCATGCAGACATTTTACTCGTTACCGGCCCAATAACTGACCAAAGTCTTGAGAGAGTTAAGTTGATTTATGAACAGACTCCAGATCCCAAAGTTGTGGTTGCTATTGGGGCCTGCCCTACGGGAGGGAGTGTATTCTTTGAGAGTCCCTTCACGAATGCTCCTCTTGATAGACATATCCCTGTAGATGTTTTTATCCCTGGATGTCCTCCAAGGCCCGAGGCAGTTTTATATGGGGTAGTATTGGGCCTAGAGAAGTTTATAAAGAAGATAGAAGGTGAGAAAAAATGA
- a CDS encoding proton-conducting transporter transmembrane domain-containing protein, with protein sequence MNVLPWLIITPLFGAFSMPVISLLGGKFREYWAVIVSGLTLGIAAKVFYTVWKSNEILVYTLGDTNPIGNGVKFPIRIIWEVDLFGALLALTVTFVSFLAILYSLEYMKHDTGLDKYYTLTLVLELGMIGVVITGDIFNFYVFLEIMSIASYALVAFRNDTWEGIEAGVKYMFVGSLASSFILLGIALLYGQYGTLTMAYLAMKIAENPTLISKVALAFLIGGLLFKSGAVPVHMWLSDAHPAAPSSISAMLSGLVIKAGGVYAIARIIFGIFNPGLHGYLKTFGMPAFNLNTLGWIIIFFACLTLVIGNAMAVVQNDMKRLFAFSSVGQIGYILLGFGIGIVAYGDKIGEIALTGAVYHIVNHAVIKGLLFFIAGAVIHQVGTKNLNELSGLARRMPFTTISFIIGATAIIGLPPLNGFASKWLIYESSAMYNPILAVVAVIGTVFSLIAYTRVLFTFLGVESEKVKMVKEPGTAMIVPMLVLVIIILVMGIFSWQISDKIMLPTAKMLEQLNGEYIMALLKFIGGG encoded by the coding sequence ATGAATGTCCTTCCGTGGCTCATAATAACCCCATTATTTGGAGCGTTTTCTATGCCAGTAATCAGTTTATTGGGAGGGAAATTTAGAGAATACTGGGCAGTGATAGTGAGTGGGCTCACATTGGGAATTGCTGCAAAAGTTTTCTACACTGTCTGGAAGAGTAATGAAATACTCGTTTACACTTTAGGAGACACAAATCCAATTGGGAATGGTGTCAAGTTTCCAATCAGAATCATATGGGAAGTAGACTTATTTGGGGCGTTGCTTGCATTAACAGTAACATTTGTTAGTTTTCTAGCTATACTCTACTCTTTAGAGTATATGAAGCATGATACTGGCTTGGACAAATACTATACCTTAACGCTCGTTTTGGAACTTGGAATGATTGGTGTAGTGATTACTGGGGACATCTTCAACTTTTACGTGTTCCTTGAGATAATGAGCATAGCTAGCTATGCATTAGTGGCATTTAGAAATGATACCTGGGAAGGAATTGAAGCAGGAGTTAAATACATGTTTGTAGGCTCTCTTGCAAGTTCTTTTATTCTGCTTGGAATTGCTCTTTTGTATGGACAGTATGGAACACTTACGATGGCTTACTTGGCAATGAAAATAGCGGAAAATCCAACCCTTATAAGCAAGGTAGCTCTTGCTTTTTTGATTGGAGGGTTATTATTCAAGAGTGGTGCAGTTCCAGTCCATATGTGGCTTTCTGATGCTCATCCAGCAGCTCCAAGTTCTATTTCAGCAATGCTTTCTGGGCTTGTTATAAAGGCAGGTGGTGTTTATGCCATAGCAAGGATAATCTTTGGAATCTTTAATCCGGGATTACATGGTTATCTTAAAACATTTGGTATGCCTGCCTTTAATCTGAACACTCTTGGATGGATAATAATATTCTTTGCTTGCTTGACGTTGGTTATTGGAAATGCAATGGCAGTGGTTCAGAATGATATGAAAAGACTTTTTGCCTTTTCAAGTGTGGGTCAAATTGGATACATTCTTCTCGGATTTGGAATTGGTATAGTGGCATACGGGGACAAAATAGGAGAAATTGCTTTGACTGGGGCTGTGTACCATATAGTTAATCATGCTGTCATAAAGGGTCTGCTCTTTTTCATAGCTGGGGCTGTTATTCATCAAGTTGGGACAAAGAACTTAAATGAACTCAGTGGATTGGCAAGGAGAATGCCGTTCACGACTATCTCATTTATCATAGGAGCAACCGCGATAATAGGACTTCCCCCATTAAATGGTTTTGCAAGTAAGTGGCTCATATATGAGAGTTCTGCAATGTATAATCCAATCTTGGCGGTGGTTGCAGTAATTGGCACTGTGTTTTCATTGATAGCTTACACAAGGGTGTTGTTTACCTTCTTAGGCGTCGAAAGTGAGAAGGTTAAAATGGTGAAAGAGCCTGGAACTGCAATGATTGTTCCAATGCTGGTGTTAGTTATAATTATACTTGTAATGGGCATTTTTTCGTGGCAAATAAGTGACAAGATAATGCTACCCACGGCAAAAATGCTAGAGCAGCTCAATGGGGAATACATAATGGCACTTTTAAAGTTCATAGGGGGTGGGTGA
- a CDS encoding NADH-quinone oxidoreductase subunit K, translating to MIAFQFVTAFLMIFMGIYAFLYKRNLIKLILALNLVDAGIHLLLISLGYRLENGLLPTAPIYTGYETLKGTPMVGPIPQALVLTSIVIGVCVLSLAMALTINAYQHYETLDVSKLRRLRG from the coding sequence GTGATAGCATTCCAGTTTGTGACTGCATTCCTCATGATCTTCATGGGGATCTATGCATTTTTGTACAAAAGGAACCTCATCAAGTTGATCTTGGCATTAAACTTAGTGGATGCGGGGATTCATCTATTGCTCATAAGTTTAGGATATCGCTTGGAAAATGGTCTCCTTCCAACAGCTCCAATATATACAGGATACGAGACTTTAAAGGGTACTCCAATGGTAGGCCCAATCCCACAGGCTTTGGTACTTACTAGCATTGTTATTGGGGTTTGTGTACTTTCCCTCGCAATGGCGTTGACGATTAATGCTTATCAACACTATGAAACCTTAGACGTGAGCAAACTAAGGAGGTTGAGAGGATGA
- a CDS encoding Na(+)/H(+) antiporter subunit B, producing MRAQNSDMGLIVKTMARATIPLIGIFGAYVIAHGHITPGGGFQGGATIAGAGVLFLVAFGLSEAKEKINKNFYSVLEGIGGLVFLAAGMLGLGVAFFYNILWHKGPVFNGEAGTLLSAGYLSMMNLAVGLKVYTGLVSALFAIALFRRWKK from the coding sequence ATGAGGGCCCAGAATTCTGATATGGGACTTATAGTCAAGACGATGGCAAGGGCCACTATACCTTTAATTGGAATATTTGGTGCTTATGTAATTGCTCATGGTCACATAACACCAGGTGGGGGATTTCAAGGTGGAGCAACTATAGCAGGAGCTGGAGTCCTTTTCCTTGTAGCATTCGGGCTCAGTGAGGCAAAAGAGAAGATTAATAAGAATTTTTATTCAGTGTTGGAAGGTATTGGCGGCTTAGTATTCTTAGCAGCTGGAATGCTTGGTCTTGGCGTAGCATTTTTCTACAACATACTGTGGCACAAGGGCCCAGTTTTTAACGGTGAGGCCGGAACCCTTCTTTCAGCAGGCTATTTATCAATGATGAACCTTGCAGTTGGGTTAAAAGTATATACTGGATTAGTTAGTGCGTTATTCGCGATTGCCTTGTTTAGGAGGTGGAAAAAGTGA
- the mbhE gene encoding hydrogen gas-evolving membrane-bound hydrogenase subunit E, whose translation MKTTFGALSLVFILGVLLVVANPNYGLKFGLGEGNWEEYRYTDQYYIEHGVEEVGGTNIVTDIVFDYRGYDTLGEATVLFTSIAGAVALLRKWRGEE comes from the coding sequence ATGAAAACGACTTTTGGGGCACTTTCATTGGTCTTTATTTTGGGTGTCCTCTTGGTAGTTGCTAACCCGAATTATGGTTTGAAATTTGGCTTAGGGGAAGGAAATTGGGAGGAGTATAGGTACACTGACCAGTATTACATAGAACATGGGGTTGAAGAAGTTGGTGGGACCAATATTGTAACCGATATTGTCTTTGATTACAGAGGATACGACACTTTAGGAGAGGCCACTGTTCTTTTTACGTCAATAGCAGGTGCAGTTGCATTACTTAGGAAATGGAGGGGGGAGGAATGA
- a CDS encoding DUF4040 domain-containing protein has product MNVLTVDMMIQVALLVGILISSYWMITTRDLLSAALASTAMSLLLSLEFYMLHAPDVAIAEAAVGAGVVTAIVVYGISKTERWEREGP; this is encoded by the coding sequence ATGAATGTACTTACTGTTGACATGATGATTCAGGTGGCTTTGTTAGTTGGCATATTGATTTCCTCCTATTGGATGATAACTACAAGAGATCTACTCTCAGCAGCTTTAGCATCTACTGCTATGAGTCTTCTTCTTAGCTTAGAGTTTTACATGCTTCATGCTCCTGATGTGGCAATAGCAGAAGCTGCAGTAGGGGCGGGAGTAGTTACTGCAATAGTTGTTTATGGGATATCAAAAACAGAGAGATGGGAGCGTGAAGGGCCATGA
- the mnhG gene encoding monovalent cation/H(+) antiporter subunit G, protein MIEIIIYAFLAVSITFNILGSLSLHRFPDVYTRLHGATKCTTFGTIFAVFAVVLHSIWQLRETNDPKYLQMALHSMVALIALMLTNPTGAHAIAKAAHLSGSKPAKAVIDAYELRARGEVQ, encoded by the coding sequence ATGATTGAGATTATTATTTATGCTTTCCTTGCCGTAAGCATCACCTTCAACATACTGGGAAGTTTGTCCCTTCACAGATTTCCAGATGTGTATACGAGGCTCCATGGAGCAACGAAGTGTACTACATTTGGAACAATATTTGCAGTATTTGCTGTTGTTCTACATTCTATTTGGCAGTTAAGAGAAACAAATGATCCGAAATACCTTCAAATGGCTCTTCACAGTATGGTCGCGCTGATAGCGCTGATGTTAACTAACCCAACCGGTGCTCATGCAATAGCAAAAGCTGCTCATCTTAGTGGTTCCAAGCCTGCCAAAGCTGTCATTGATGCGTATGAGCTGAGAGCTAGAGGTGAGGTGCAATGA
- a CDS encoding cation:proton antiporter, with product MIFPEFFYGMIGVALAGFITLARVMLGPSVPDRVVGVDTLNTLIVAGMILLGVAYDRVIYIDIAIVYALLSYIGTLIIAKYLQGGLE from the coding sequence ATGATTTTCCCTGAGTTCTTTTATGGGATGATAGGGGTAGCTCTTGCAGGATTTATAACATTGGCCCGTGTGATGTTGGGTCCAAGTGTTCCAGATAGGGTGGTTGGGGTGGATACTCTAAATACCCTCATAGTAGCAGGAATGATACTTCTAGGAGTGGCTTATGATAGAGTAATTTACATTGATATCGCAATAGTTTATGCTCTTCTCAGCTATATAGGGACTTTGATCATTGCTAAATACCTCCAGGGGGGATTAGAATGA
- a CDS encoding monovalent cation/H+ antiporter subunit E, producing MSFIIAFIWSFVLWLVLTAGTKGMLWSAEELIAGSIFASIVAFSTRNIIGEKTTRFLNPVRWLGFVVYAMGPLFWGMVKANLDVAYRVITGKIKPGIVKVPVDLENDAQYTILSNSITLTPGTLTIDACPEEKALYVHWIHVTEEEPKTSEIIAGSFEKWARRLGK from the coding sequence ATGAGTTTCATTATTGCATTCATATGGTCGTTTGTGCTCTGGCTTGTACTTACTGCAGGTACAAAGGGAATGCTTTGGAGTGCAGAAGAGCTTATAGCAGGGAGTATTTTTGCTTCAATTGTTGCATTCTCTACTAGAAACATCATAGGTGAGAAAACAACGAGATTCTTAAACCCTGTCAGATGGCTTGGTTTTGTAGTGTATGCAATGGGCCCCCTTTTCTGGGGGATGGTGAAAGCTAACCTTGACGTGGCTTACAGGGTTATTACTGGCAAAATAAAGCCAGGAATTGTTAAAGTCCCAGTGGACTTGGAGAATGATGCCCAATACACTATTCTAAGCAATTCAATTACGTTAACTCCAGGTACGTTGACGATTGATGCATGTCCTGAGGAAAAGGCTCTTTATGTTCATTGGATACATGTGACGGAAGAAGAGCCAAAAACCTCAGAAATTATTGCAGGTTCATTTGAAAAATGGGCGAGGAGGTTAGGAAAATGA
- a CDS encoding TRAM domain-containing protein, whose translation MYGDRFGGRRFEAPVKVGERYKVKIESIGQGGDGIARIKGFVVFVPNTKVGDEVEIVINSVKRKFAFAEVI comes from the coding sequence ATGTATGGAGATAGATTTGGTGGAAGAAGGTTTGAAGCCCCAGTTAAAGTTGGGGAAAGATACAAGGTGAAAATTGAGAGTATCGGCCAAGGCGGAGATGGAATAGCTAGAATTAAAGGATTTGTAGTATTCGTCCCAAACACAAAGGTTGGAGACGAAGTAGAGATTGTCATTAACAGTGTGAAGAGAAAATTCGCCTTCGCTGAAGTTATTTGA
- a CDS encoding undecaprenyl-diphosphate phosphatase, with protein sequence MDYYQAIFIGMFQGIAEWLPISSSGQVMLLFINFLKITPEEAYSYSLLLHLGTLMALFFKFRYELGKILFKFILFQWEEKEKFLFYSTLFTGLIGFPLYKAFKMLASSFNAEAINGVIGVALILTGIILKKTRESPLERLEKGLKKEKDEVTIFDAIVAGIAQGISVVPGISRSGMTIGSLLLLGVKQEKAVELSFLMAVPAILGALFLELPEVSRSSEDISLPLISIFSAFIVSLLMIDVMLKIAKHLNFSKFCILFGFIALIASILGVLM encoded by the coding sequence ATGGATTACTACCAAGCCATTTTTATCGGAATGTTTCAGGGTATTGCAGAGTGGCTACCAATAAGCAGTTCTGGACAGGTGATGTTACTGTTCATCAACTTCCTGAAGATTACCCCAGAAGAAGCTTATTCTTACTCTTTACTTTTGCACTTAGGGACTTTAATGGCTCTGTTTTTTAAATTCAGATACGAACTGGGTAAAATTCTGTTTAAATTCATTTTATTTCAATGGGAAGAAAAAGAAAAGTTCTTGTTTTATTCCACATTGTTCACAGGCTTAATAGGTTTTCCTCTTTATAAGGCATTTAAAATGCTTGCATCTTCATTTAATGCTGAGGCAATAAATGGGGTAATTGGTGTGGCCCTCATTTTGACTGGGATAATTTTAAAGAAAACTCGAGAGTCTCCATTGGAGAGGCTTGAAAAGGGCCTTAAAAAAGAAAAAGATGAAGTCACAATATTCGATGCAATAGTTGCTGGAATTGCTCAGGGAATTTCAGTCGTTCCTGGGATATCCAGATCTGGAATGACAATAGGAAGTCTGCTACTTTTAGGGGTAAAGCAGGAAAAAGCTGTAGAACTTAGCTTTTTAATGGCGGTGCCGGCTATTCTTGGGGCATTGTTCTTGGAATTACCTGAAGTTTCAAGGAGTTCTGAAGACATATCTCTACCTTTAATATCAATATTCAGTGCATTTATCGTAAGTTTGCTTATGATTGACGTTATGCTAAAAATTGCCAAACACCTTAACTTTTCCAAATTTTGCATATTATTTGGATTTATAGCATTAATAGCCTCTATCTTGGGGGTGTTAATGTGA